From one Dermacentor andersoni chromosome 1, qqDerAnde1_hic_scaffold, whole genome shotgun sequence genomic stretch:
- the LOC126516921 gene encoding uncharacterized protein isoform X2, which yields METAMLERGASPRRLLWASIGRATEGERSPSFHDSDLFEEETESLPRYLKEVPGSRDHKKLAITPLAQSSRNFVRPCLTSVANVIAEMVTAAHYKLLQDTLMCCTYQNGLDCSNGNAETIVGSDGLLSASIDASSRCLHVQLKGMEVLQRYFVSVDVQINEETSGSSDNVSSYVALQPNLLNGFGWAKSTLHLDLSAHLKERLRSSSISVNAAPTRADIRYQATLRILQLSEDCWPVGTKPVLIHLKEGFVHELLPDSPQTLNHPVVFPYRIEEASSLGDRTPVNFASLGPYSFPSPTTEFRDSCPWQEGFDARGTCGQNLFQRETLAEPVAVPFGHQEKVQHPRFHSVIEKGFTSEIASCDDDFPVDRGQATFFRDLDSEALLRLIHLDQRRPLTMLPPRSRWPQHRRCPCDEGHPAVRFGVGTCEEDVFKGRNAWPWAETRFF from the exons ATGGAAACGGCAATGCTCGAGAGGGGGGCGTCGCCGAGGCGTCTTCTGTGGGCCTCCATTGGCAGGGCTACAGAGGGCGAGCGTTCGCCGTCTTTTCATGATTCTGACCTCTTCGAGGAAGAAACGGAAAGCCTCCCACGTTACCTTAAAGAAGTTCCAGGCTCCCGTGACCACAAGAAGCTCGCTATTACGCCGCTAGCACAATCTTCAAGAAACTTCGTGCGACCGTGTCTGACGTCTGTGGCCAACGTCATCGCCGAAATGGTGACAGCGGCTCACTATAAGCTGTTGCAGGATACCCTGATGTGTTGCACATATCAAAATGGACTCGACTGCAGCAATGGGAACGCCGAGACCATAGTCGGCAGCGATGGCCTTCTGTCGGCTAGCATAGACGCAAG TTCCCGCTGCCTTCACGTGCAACTTAAGGGGATGGAGGTGCTGCAGCGCTACTTCGTCTCCGTGGACGTTCAGATTAATGAAGAGACAAGTGGCTCGTCTGACAACGTCT CGTCCTATGTAGCATTGCAGCCAAACCTGCTCAATGGTTTCGGTTGGGCCAAGTCCACACTGCACCTCGACTTGTCTGCGCACCTCAAGGAaaggttgcggagttcgtcg ATTTCTGTCAATGCGGCTCCCACACGCGCCGACATCCGCTACCAGGCGACGTTGCGCATACTCCAACTGTCGGAGGACTGCTGGCCTGTCGGCACGAAGCCTGTGTTGATTCACCTCAAAGAGGGCTTCGTTCACGAACTGCTTCCGGACAGCCCCCAG ACATTGAACCACCCAGTAGTGTTTCCTTATCGAATCGAGGAAGCCTCATCTCTGGGCGATCGCACACCGGTCAATTTCGCTTCGTTGGGACCCTATAG CTTCCCCTCCCCGACGACGGAGTTTCGCGACAGCTGTCCGTGGCAGGAAGGGTTCGACGCACGGGGCACGTGTGGACAGAATTTGTTCCAACGTGAGACCCTGGCAGAACCGGTTGCGGTGCCGTTCGGTCACCAGGAAAAAGTGCAGCATCCTCGTTTTCATAGCGTAATTGAGAAGGGCTTCACGTCTGAAATTGCCTCCTGCGACGACGATTTCCCTGTGGACAGGGGCCAGGCGACCTTTTTCCGGGACCTGGACAGTGAGGCCCTGCTGCGCCTAATCCATCTGGACCAGCGCCGTCCTTTGACCATGCTGCCTCCGAGGAGCCGCTGGCCGCAGCACCGGCGTTGTCCCTGCGACGAGGGGCATCCGGCGGTGCGGTTCGGCGTCGGTACCTGCGAGGAAGACGTCTTCAAGGGGCGCAATGCTTGGCCATGGGCTGAGACGAGGTTTTTTTAG
- the LOC126516921 gene encoding uncharacterized protein isoform X1 has protein sequence METAMLERGASPRRLLWASIGRATEGERSPSFHDSDLFEEETESLPRYLKEVPGSRDHKKLAITPLAQSSRNFVRPCLTSVANVIAEMVTAAHYKLLQDTLMCCTYQNGLDCSNGNAETIVGSDGLLSASIDASSRCLHVQLKGMEVLQRYFVSVDVQINEETSGSSDNVCEFEASYVALQPNLLNGFGWAKSTLHLDLSAHLKERLRSSSISVNAAPTRADIRYQATLRILQLSEDCWPVGTKPVLIHLKEGFVHELLPDSPQTLNHPVVFPYRIEEASSLGDRTPVNFASLGPYSFPSPTTEFRDSCPWQEGFDARGTCGQNLFQRETLAEPVAVPFGHQEKVQHPRFHSVIEKGFTSEIASCDDDFPVDRGQATFFRDLDSEALLRLIHLDQRRPLTMLPPRSRWPQHRRCPCDEGHPAVRFGVGTCEEDVFKGRNAWPWAETRFF, from the exons ATGGAAACGGCAATGCTCGAGAGGGGGGCGTCGCCGAGGCGTCTTCTGTGGGCCTCCATTGGCAGGGCTACAGAGGGCGAGCGTTCGCCGTCTTTTCATGATTCTGACCTCTTCGAGGAAGAAACGGAAAGCCTCCCACGTTACCTTAAAGAAGTTCCAGGCTCCCGTGACCACAAGAAGCTCGCTATTACGCCGCTAGCACAATCTTCAAGAAACTTCGTGCGACCGTGTCTGACGTCTGTGGCCAACGTCATCGCCGAAATGGTGACAGCGGCTCACTATAAGCTGTTGCAGGATACCCTGATGTGTTGCACATATCAAAATGGACTCGACTGCAGCAATGGGAACGCCGAGACCATAGTCGGCAGCGATGGCCTTCTGTCGGCTAGCATAGACGCAAG TTCCCGCTGCCTTCACGTGCAACTTAAGGGGATGGAGGTGCTGCAGCGCTACTTCGTCTCCGTGGACGTTCAGATTAATGAAGAGACAAGTGGCTCGTCTGACAACGTCTGTGAGTTCGAGG CGTCCTATGTAGCATTGCAGCCAAACCTGCTCAATGGTTTCGGTTGGGCCAAGTCCACACTGCACCTCGACTTGTCTGCGCACCTCAAGGAaaggttgcggagttcgtcg ATTTCTGTCAATGCGGCTCCCACACGCGCCGACATCCGCTACCAGGCGACGTTGCGCATACTCCAACTGTCGGAGGACTGCTGGCCTGTCGGCACGAAGCCTGTGTTGATTCACCTCAAAGAGGGCTTCGTTCACGAACTGCTTCCGGACAGCCCCCAG ACATTGAACCACCCAGTAGTGTTTCCTTATCGAATCGAGGAAGCCTCATCTCTGGGCGATCGCACACCGGTCAATTTCGCTTCGTTGGGACCCTATAG CTTCCCCTCCCCGACGACGGAGTTTCGCGACAGCTGTCCGTGGCAGGAAGGGTTCGACGCACGGGGCACGTGTGGACAGAATTTGTTCCAACGTGAGACCCTGGCAGAACCGGTTGCGGTGCCGTTCGGTCACCAGGAAAAAGTGCAGCATCCTCGTTTTCATAGCGTAATTGAGAAGGGCTTCACGTCTGAAATTGCCTCCTGCGACGACGATTTCCCTGTGGACAGGGGCCAGGCGACCTTTTTCCGGGACCTGGACAGTGAGGCCCTGCTGCGCCTAATCCATCTGGACCAGCGCCGTCCTTTGACCATGCTGCCTCCGAGGAGCCGCTGGCCGCAGCACCGGCGTTGTCCCTGCGACGAGGGGCATCCGGCGGTGCGGTTCGGCGTCGGTACCTGCGAGGAAGACGTCTTCAAGGGGCGCAATGCTTGGCCATGGGCTGAGACGAGGTTTTTTTAG